One segment of Neodiprion fabricii isolate iyNeoFabr1 chromosome 1, iyNeoFabr1.1, whole genome shotgun sequence DNA contains the following:
- the LOC124175166 gene encoding uncharacterized protein LOC124175166 — protein sequence MTVFARIKHGQINYQNWIPSSHTRHRFPTTNYMEGKKLVFTQHVQDVKEIRQDHMSHTIEARVIRQTSVTSTPYITSLNIVSSRYVTSGQCDWEYNQSGRCKHIAALIYYINHEESFSKTSKEQQWGRPSARQFAKEKYFKRKYFKEMISDCPVHQIFCLQ from the exons ATGACTGTCTTCGCGAGaa ttaaACATGGCcaaattaattatcaaaacTGGATTCCGAGCAGTCACACACGACATCGCTTTCCAACTACAAACTAcatggaaggaaaaaaattagtttttactCAACATGTCCAAGACGTGAAAGAAATACGACAAGATCATATGAGCCACACCATCGAAGCTCGTGTAATTCGTCAAACTTCAGTGACATCGACGCCATACATAACATCCTTGaac attgtTTCTAGTCGTTACGTTACGAGTGGACAATGTGATTGGGAGTACAATCAGAGTGGTAGATGTAAGCATATTGCAGCTCTGATTTACTACATCAACCACGAAGAAAGCTTTTCCAAAACCAGCAAAGAGCAGCAATGGGGTAGACCTAGTGCCAGACAGTTCGCCAAAGAAAAGTACTTCAAAAGAAAATACTTCAAAGAAATGATCAGC GACTGTCCTGTTCATCAGATTTTTTGCCTCCAATGA